One Thermodesulfobacteriota bacterium genomic window, CTGTTTGTAAAAGAGCTGTCTGAACAGGAGAACTTTGAAATCTATCATACTTGCTCAAGCGCAAACGGTCATGGGCACGATTACTATGTACAGATAAAAGTAGCCGGAGATATAGACGCGGACACCGGTATGATTATTAACGTAGACAAACTAGATCATGTACTTCTTGCGGTTATTGAAGAGCTTGATCATAAGAGGCTTGATATAGAAATTCCGTTTTT contains:
- a CDS encoding 6-carboxytetrahydropterin synthase, producing LFVKELSEQENFEIYHTCSSANGHGHDYYVQIKVAGDIDADTGMIINVDKLDHVLLAVIEELDHKRLDIEIPFFESEQPTGENIAKYIWGKIKPELGDMLIHIKLSETSTSYFEYYEEENYPYEL